The Halobellus sp. MBLA0158 genome has a window encoding:
- a CDS encoding 2-dehydropantoate 2-reductase, whose product MKVAVYGAGGVGGYVGGRLAQAGAEVHLIARGTHLDALREAGLRVESVEGDFAVDLPATDDPAEIGPCDYVLFTVKSFDTEAAARNLAPLVGEDTAVVSLQNGVDNESVLADEVGAEHVMGGVAYVFSTIGEPGVIEHTGGPTSFTIGELDGSRSERAERLAKWFERADGMDVELSESVRTEIWEKAAFICAQAGMTAAVRLPLGEIRRHEESWSMYRRLFEEVCEVGRAAGTDLTEETVEEWMAFAEGLEGDAYSSLHYDLTHGKRMELEGLHGAIIRRAREHDIAVPMNEAVYAILTPWAARNAQSDED is encoded by the coding sequence ATGAAGGTCGCGGTGTACGGGGCCGGCGGGGTCGGCGGCTACGTCGGCGGTCGCCTCGCGCAGGCCGGTGCCGAGGTCCACCTCATCGCGCGGGGCACCCACCTCGACGCGCTCAGAGAAGCGGGGCTCCGCGTTGAGAGCGTCGAGGGCGACTTCGCGGTCGACCTCCCGGCGACCGACGATCCCGCGGAGATCGGCCCGTGCGACTACGTGCTCTTCACGGTGAAGTCCTTCGACACCGAGGCCGCGGCCCGGAATCTGGCGCCGCTCGTGGGCGAGGACACCGCCGTCGTCTCGCTCCAGAACGGCGTCGACAACGAGTCGGTCCTCGCCGACGAGGTCGGGGCCGAGCACGTGATGGGCGGCGTCGCGTACGTCTTCTCGACGATCGGCGAGCCGGGGGTGATCGAACACACGGGCGGTCCGACGAGCTTCACCATCGGCGAACTGGACGGCTCGCGGAGCGAGCGCGCCGAACGGCTGGCGAAGTGGTTCGAGCGCGCCGACGGAATGGACGTGGAACTCTCCGAATCGGTGCGGACCGAGATCTGGGAGAAGGCCGCGTTCATCTGTGCCCAGGCCGGGATGACCGCCGCTGTCCGCCTCCCGCTGGGCGAGATCCGCCGCCACGAGGAGTCCTGGTCGATGTACCGACGGCTCTTCGAGGAGGTCTGCGAAGTCGGCCGCGCGGCGGGGACGGACCTGACCGAAGAGACCGTCGAGGAGTGGATGGCGTTCGCCGAGGGGCTGGAGGGCGACGCCTACTCGTCGCTGCACTACGATCTGACCCACGGCAAACGGATGGAACTGGAGGGGCTCCACGGCGCGATCATCCGGCGGGCGCGCGAGCACGACATCGCCGTCCCGATGAACGAGGCCGTCTACGCGATCCTCACGCCGTGGGCCGCGCGGAACGCCCAGAGCGACGAGGACTGA
- a CDS encoding permease — translation MVVETAVEGLRLAGEMAWETWWALVLGFTIAGAVETFVSEERMSAVLGGDGWRELGLGTVFGAASSSCSFGAVATTKSLFKKGASPVASLAAFQFASTNLVIELGLVMWILLGWQFVLADYVAGLLLIGLLAVAFKYVVPESWFAAAREHLQSTEGVRDPSCGMEVDPTSDDVLSVETDGGTEYFCSESCKEAYLESERQRDATWRDRLLTGDGWRLASKNALGEWEMLWTDIVAGFLIAGLIGAFVPRAWWTTLFGVGAEGTFAWVLASAVIGVAIGVVTFVCSVGNVPFAVILWNNGIAFGGVMSFIFADLIVPTIDDAYRRYYGLRLAAVLFVSIFVAAVIAGVAIHYLWSGIGLVPPQGQAGGTAPSGYTIYLNAAFTVVFLAQVYVGYWQTGSDAESEGAHAG, via the coding sequence ATGGTAGTCGAGACCGCCGTCGAGGGGCTCCGGCTCGCGGGCGAGATGGCCTGGGAGACGTGGTGGGCGCTCGTCCTGGGGTTCACCATCGCCGGCGCGGTCGAGACGTTCGTCAGCGAAGAGCGGATGTCGGCGGTCCTCGGCGGGGACGGCTGGCGCGAGCTCGGCCTCGGCACGGTCTTCGGGGCGGCCTCCTCGTCGTGTTCGTTCGGCGCGGTCGCGACGACGAAGTCGCTGTTCAAGAAGGGCGCGTCGCCGGTCGCCAGCCTCGCGGCCTTCCAGTTCGCCTCCACCAATCTCGTGATCGAACTGGGGCTCGTGATGTGGATCCTGCTCGGCTGGCAGTTCGTCCTCGCGGACTACGTCGCCGGCCTCCTCCTCATCGGCCTGCTCGCGGTGGCGTTCAAGTACGTCGTCCCCGAGTCGTGGTTCGCGGCCGCGCGCGAGCACCTCCAGTCGACCGAGGGCGTCCGCGACCCCTCCTGCGGGATGGAGGTCGACCCAACGAGCGACGACGTCCTGAGCGTCGAGACCGACGGCGGCACGGAGTACTTCTGCTCGGAGTCCTGCAAGGAGGCGTACCTCGAATCCGAGCGGCAGCGGGACGCGACCTGGCGCGACAGACTCCTCACCGGTGACGGCTGGCGCCTCGCCTCGAAGAACGCGCTGGGCGAGTGGGAGATGCTGTGGACCGACATCGTCGCGGGCTTCCTGATCGCCGGGCTCATCGGCGCGTTCGTGCCCCGGGCGTGGTGGACGACGCTGTTCGGCGTCGGCGCCGAGGGGACGTTCGCGTGGGTGCTCGCGAGCGCGGTCATCGGCGTCGCCATCGGCGTCGTGACGTTCGTCTGCTCTGTCGGGAACGTCCCCTTCGCGGTGATCCTCTGGAACAACGGCATCGCCTTCGGCGGCGTGATGTCGTTCATCTTCGCGGACCTGATCGTGCCGACGATCGACGACGCCTACCGGCGCTACTACGGCCTCCGGCTGGCGGCGGTCCTCTTCGTCAGCATCTTCGTCGCCGCCGTGATCGCCGGCGTCGCCATCCACTACCTCTGGAGCGGCATCGGGCTGGTCCCGCCGCAGGGGCAGGCCGGCGGGACCGCGCCGTCCGGATACACCATATACCTCAACGCCGCGTTCACCGTCGTCTTCCTGGCGCAGGTCTACGTGGGCTACTGGCAGACCGGAAGCGACGCCGAGAGCGAGGGCGCGCACGCCGGCTGA
- a CDS encoding isopentenyl phosphate kinase encodes MTVVLKLGGSVVTDKETPETVDDDALDAAVEAVAEADLDRLVLVHGGGSFGHHQADKHGVSLSAGSRDAPGVWAIHDAMRRLNDEVVARLHDAGVPALPVHPLSLAARDADAALSMPLDSTATLLGEGFVPVLHGDVVAQAGAGATIISGDEVVTRLARGLDADRVGLCSTVPGVYDDAGAVIPRISSFAEVEDVLGASDATDVTGGMAEKVRALLELDSPAHIFGPDDLAAFLAGESAGTVVDGDAA; translated from the coding sequence ATGACGGTCGTCCTCAAGCTCGGCGGCAGCGTCGTCACCGACAAGGAGACCCCCGAGACCGTCGACGACGACGCACTCGACGCGGCGGTCGAAGCGGTCGCCGAGGCCGACCTCGACCGCCTCGTCCTCGTCCACGGGGGCGGGAGCTTCGGCCACCACCAGGCGGACAAACACGGCGTCAGTCTCTCGGCGGGCAGCCGCGACGCCCCCGGCGTCTGGGCCATCCACGACGCGATGCGCCGGCTGAACGACGAGGTCGTCGCGAGGCTCCACGACGCCGGCGTCCCGGCGCTCCCGGTCCACCCGCTCTCTCTCGCCGCTCGCGACGCCGACGCTGCGCTCTCGATGCCGCTCGACTCGACGGCGACGCTGCTCGGCGAGGGCTTCGTTCCCGTCCTCCACGGCGACGTCGTCGCGCAGGCGGGCGCGGGCGCGACGATCATCAGCGGCGACGAGGTCGTGACGCGGCTCGCCCGCGGACTCGACGCCGACCGCGTCGGGCTCTGCTCGACCGTACCGGGGGTCTACGACGACGCCGGCGCGGTGATCCCGCGAATCTCGTCGTTCGCCGAGGTCGAGGACGTCCTCGGCGCGTCGGACGCGACTGACGTGACCGGCGGGATGGCCGAGAAGGTGCGGGCGCTCTTGGAACTGGACTCGCCGGCCCACATCTTCGGACCGGACGATCTCGCGGCCTTCCTGGCTGGCGAGTCGGCGGGGACGGTCGTCGACGGCGACGCGGCGTGA
- the mvk gene encoding mevalonate kinase produces MTVSSAPGKVYLFGEHAVVYGEPAVPCAIERRATVTVDARADDHIRVQARDLSLDGFTVEYAGDTAERPDVDVPEGLVDAAMGYIDAAVEQARDAADAPDAGFDITVESEIPLGAGLGSSAAVVVAGIDAATRELGVELSKDEIADRAYRAEYDVQDGQASRADTFCSAMGGAVRVEGDDCRRIETPNLPFVVGFDGGAGDTGELVAGVRDLRAEYGFAADTVESIGDIVRAGEERLYDADPDSEPTADLLAELGRLMDFDHGLLEALGVSSRTLDNMVWAAREAGAHGAKLTGAGGGGCIVALDETPETRTALRYTAECRDAFRAELDREGVRVESSGDGTAAADRGDA; encoded by the coding sequence ATGACCGTTTCGAGCGCCCCCGGGAAGGTGTACCTCTTCGGGGAACACGCGGTCGTCTACGGCGAGCCGGCGGTCCCCTGCGCCATCGAGCGCCGGGCCACGGTCACCGTCGACGCCCGCGCGGACGACCACATCAGAGTCCAGGCCCGCGACCTGAGCCTCGACGGCTTCACCGTCGAGTACGCCGGCGACACCGCCGAGCGGCCGGACGTCGACGTCCCCGAGGGACTCGTCGACGCCGCGATGGGCTACATCGACGCCGCGGTCGAACAGGCCCGCGACGCGGCCGACGCCCCCGACGCGGGGTTCGATATTACCGTCGAGAGCGAGATCCCGCTGGGCGCCGGACTGGGCTCGTCGGCCGCGGTCGTCGTCGCCGGCATCGACGCCGCGACCCGAGAGCTGGGTGTCGAACTGAGCAAGGATGAGATCGCCGACCGCGCCTACCGCGCGGAGTACGACGTCCAGGACGGGCAGGCCTCCCGCGCGGACACCTTCTGCTCGGCGATGGGCGGCGCCGTCAGGGTCGAGGGCGACGACTGCCGCCGCATCGAGACGCCGAACCTCCCCTTCGTCGTCGGCTTCGACGGCGGCGCGGGCGACACGGGCGAACTCGTCGCGGGCGTCCGCGACCTCCGCGCGGAGTACGGCTTCGCAGCCGACACCGTCGAGAGCATCGGCGACATCGTCCGCGCGGGCGAAGAACGCCTCTACGACGCCGACCCCGACTCGGAGCCGACAGCCGACCTCCTGGCGGAACTCGGCCGGCTGATGGACTTCGACCACGGCCTCCTGGAGGCCCTGGGCGTCTCCTCGCGCACGCTCGACAACATGGTCTGGGCCGCCCGCGAGGCCGGCGCCCACGGCGCGAAACTGACCGGCGCCGGCGGCGGGGGGTGCATCGTCGCGCTCGACGAGACGCCCGAGACCCGGACCGCGCTTCGGTACACCGCCGAGTGCCGCGACGCCTTCCGCGCCGAACTCGATCGCGAGGGCGTCCGCGTCGAGTCGTCCGGCGACGGCACCGCGGCCGCCGACCGCGGGGACGCCTGA
- a CDS encoding M20/M25/M40 family metallo-hydrolase yields the protein MDEDRRGFLTDLLTTASPSGFESAGQRVWLDYVRAFADDVWTDDYGNAVAVHEGGADASIAFTGHADEIGYIVRNITDDGFLRIGSIGGADRTVSQGQHVTVHGDESVPGVIGQTAIHLRDREDESYEDIAEQFVDVGADDEEEARELVEIGDPVTVETRVRDLHGTKVAARGMDNRVGTWSAAEGLRAAVERDVDATVYAVSTVQEEVGVQGAKMVGFGLEPDAAIAVDVTHATDNPDIPGKRTGPVELGAGPVVSRGSANHPSIVDLAREAAGDADVDVQLQATGTRTGTDADAFYTSRSGIPSLNLGIPNRYMHTPVEVIDTDDLDAAAELLGAVAERAADAAPFGVDLS from the coding sequence ATGGACGAGGACAGACGCGGGTTCCTTACGGATCTACTGACCACGGCCAGCCCCTCGGGGTTCGAATCGGCTGGCCAGCGAGTGTGGCTCGACTACGTGCGGGCGTTCGCCGACGACGTCTGGACCGACGACTACGGCAACGCGGTCGCGGTCCACGAGGGCGGCGCGGACGCGTCGATCGCCTTCACCGGGCACGCCGACGAGATCGGCTACATCGTCCGGAACATCACCGACGACGGCTTCCTCCGGATCGGCTCGATCGGCGGCGCCGACCGCACGGTCTCGCAGGGCCAGCACGTCACCGTCCACGGCGACGAGTCGGTGCCGGGCGTGATCGGCCAGACCGCGATCCACCTCCGGGACCGCGAGGACGAGTCCTACGAGGACATCGCAGAGCAGTTCGTCGACGTCGGCGCCGACGACGAGGAGGAAGCCCGCGAGCTCGTCGAGATCGGCGACCCCGTCACGGTCGAGACGCGCGTCCGCGACCTCCACGGTACCAAAGTCGCCGCCCGCGGGATGGACAACCGCGTCGGGACCTGGTCCGCGGCGGAGGGGCTCCGCGCGGCCGTCGAACGCGACGTCGACGCGACGGTCTACGCCGTCAGCACCGTCCAGGAGGAGGTCGGCGTCCAGGGCGCGAAGATGGTCGGCTTCGGGCTGGAACCGGACGCGGCGATCGCGGTCGACGTGACCCACGCGACGGACAACCCCGACATCCCCGGCAAGCGCACCGGCCCCGTCGAACTCGGCGCCGGCCCGGTCGTCTCCCGCGGGAGCGCGAACCACCCCTCGATCGTCGATCTCGCACGCGAGGCCGCCGGAGACGCCGACGTCGACGTCCAACTGCAGGCGACGGGCACGCGGACCGGCACCGACGCCGACGCCTTCTACACCTCGCGGAGCGGCATTCCCTCCCTGAATCTCGGGATTCCGAACCGTTACATGCACACGCCGGTCGAGGTCATCGACACCGACGACCTCGACGCCGCCGCGGAGTTGTTGGGCGCGGTCGCCGAGCGGGCGGCCGACGCCGCGCCGTTCGGCGTCGACCTGTCGTGA
- a CDS encoding 50S ribosomal protein L11 has protein sequence MAGTIEVLVPGGEANPGPPLGPELGPTPVNVQDVVQQINDETAAFDGMEVPVTVEYEDDGSFTISVGVPPTAELVKDEAGFETGSGEPQENFVADLDVEQVKKIAEQKSSDLLSYDSFNAAKEVVGTCTSLGVTIEGNDPREFKQRMEDGEYDDVFVDE, from the coding sequence ATGGCTGGAACCATCGAAGTACTCGTTCCCGGCGGGGAGGCCAACCCCGGCCCGCCGCTCGGTCCGGAACTCGGCCCCACCCCCGTGAACGTTCAGGACGTCGTCCAGCAGATCAACGACGAGACGGCGGCGTTCGACGGGATGGAAGTCCCCGTCACCGTCGAGTACGAGGACGACGGCTCCTTTACGATCTCGGTCGGCGTCCCGCCGACGGCCGAACTCGTCAAGGACGAGGCCGGCTTCGAGACGGGCTCGGGCGAGCCCCAGGAGAACTTCGTCGCCGACCTGGACGTCGAGCAAGTGAAGAAGATCGCAGAGCAGAAGTCCTCGGACCTGCTCTCCTATGACTCGTTCAACGCCGCGAAGGAGGTCGTCGGGACCTGCACCTCGCTGGGCGTGACGATCGAGGGCAACGATCCGCGCGAGTTCAAACAGCGGATGGAAGACGGCGAGTACGACGACGTCTTCGTCGACGAGTAA
- a CDS encoding 50S ribosomal protein L1, translating into MADTIVDAVSRALDESPSRNFRETVDLAVNLRDLDLNDPSKRVDESVVLPSGTGQETQIVVFASGETALRAEDVADQVLDGNDLEDLGDDTDAAKDLADETDFFVAEADMMQDIGRYLGTVLGPRGKMPTPLQPDDDVVETVNRMKNTVQLRSRDRRTFHTRVGAEDMDADDIADNIDVIVRRLEASLEKGPLNIDSMYVKTTMGPSVEVPA; encoded by the coding sequence ATGGCAGATACGATAGTTGACGCAGTCTCTCGCGCACTCGACGAGTCCCCCTCGCGGAACTTCCGTGAGACGGTGGACCTCGCCGTGAATCTGCGCGACCTCGACCTAAACGACCCGTCGAAACGTGTCGACGAGTCTGTCGTTCTCCCGTCCGGCACCGGACAGGAGACGCAGATCGTCGTCTTCGCGAGCGGTGAGACCGCGCTCCGAGCCGAGGACGTCGCCGACCAAGTACTGGACGGCAACGACCTCGAAGACCTCGGAGACGACACCGACGCGGCAAAAGACCTCGCGGACGAGACCGACTTCTTCGTGGCAGAAGCCGATATGATGCAAGACATCGGCCGCTACCTCGGGACGGTCCTCGGTCCGCGCGGGAAGATGCCGACGCCGCTCCAGCCGGACGACGACGTCGTCGAGACAGTGAATCGGATGAAGAACACGGTGCAACTCCGCTCCCGCGACCGCCGGACGTTCCACACCCGCGTGGGTGCCGAAGACATGGACGCCGACGACATCGCGGACAACATCGACGTCATCGTCCGTCGACTCGAAGCGAGCCTGGAGAAGGGCCCGCTCAACATCGACTCGATGTACGTGAAGACGACGATGGGCCCGTCCGTGGAGGTACCCGCATGA
- a CDS encoding 50S ribosomal protein L10, with protein sequence MSGSASARRTETIPEWKKEEVAELVDFLESYQSVGVVDVAGIPSRQLQSMRRELHGSAELRMSRNTLTVRALEEVDDGLEDLTEYVSGQVALVGTNDNPFGLYKQLEASKTPAPISAGEVAPNDIVIPEGDTGVDPGPFVGELQQVGAAARIQDGSIQVTEDSKVLKAGEEVSEDLEGVLSELGIEPKEVGLDLRGVFSEGVLFEPDELAIDVDEYRADIESAAAAARNLAVNAEYPTAQSTPTLLAKAAGEAKALGLFAAIEDPDVLPDLVAKADAQVRTLAAQIDDDEALPEELRGVEAPEPAADESAETGDEEAESADEEDEDEETDADDGGADDDDDDGAEGLGAMFG encoded by the coding sequence ATGAGCGGCAGTGCCTCCGCGCGGCGCACCGAGACGATCCCCGAGTGGAAGAAAGAGGAGGTCGCCGAACTGGTCGACTTCCTGGAGAGCTACCAGTCGGTGGGCGTCGTCGACGTCGCCGGCATCCCGAGCCGGCAGCTCCAGAGCATGCGCCGTGAACTCCACGGCAGCGCGGAACTGCGGATGAGCCGCAACACGCTCACCGTCCGCGCGCTGGAGGAGGTCGACGACGGCCTCGAAGACCTGACCGAGTACGTCTCGGGCCAGGTCGCCCTCGTCGGCACCAACGACAACCCCTTCGGGCTCTACAAGCAGCTCGAGGCCTCGAAGACCCCCGCGCCGATCAGCGCGGGCGAGGTCGCCCCCAACGACATCGTCATCCCCGAGGGTGACACGGGCGTCGATCCCGGTCCGTTCGTGGGCGAGCTCCAGCAGGTCGGAGCCGCCGCCCGGATCCAGGACGGCTCGATCCAGGTCACCGAGGACTCGAAGGTGCTCAAAGCCGGCGAGGAGGTCTCCGAGGACCTCGAAGGCGTCCTCTCCGAGCTCGGCATCGAACCCAAGGAAGTCGGGCTCGACCTCCGCGGCGTCTTCTCCGAGGGCGTCCTGTTCGAGCCGGACGAACTCGCCATCGACGTCGACGAGTACCGCGCGGACATCGAGTCCGCCGCCGCGGCCGCTCGGAACCTCGCGGTCAACGCGGAGTACCCGACGGCGCAGTCCACCCCGACCCTCCTGGCCAAGGCGGCCGGCGAGGCGAAGGCGCTCGGGCTGTTCGCCGCCATCGAGGACCCCGACGTGCTGCCTGATCTCGTCGCGAAAGCCGACGCGCAGGTCCGCACGCTCGCGGCCCAGATCGACGACGACGAGGCGCTCCCGGAGGAACTCCGGGGGGTCGAGGCGCCCGAACCGGCCGCCGACGAGTCGGCCGAGACGGGCGACGAGGAAGCAGAATCGGCAGACGAAGAAGACGAAGACGAAGAAACTGACGCCGACGACGGCGGGGCCGACGACGATGACGACGACGGTGCCGAAGGACTCGGCGCGATGTTCGGATAA
- the rpl12p gene encoding 50S ribosomal protein P1: MEYVYAALILNESGEEINEDNVTAVLEAAGVDVEESRVKALVAALEDVDIEEAVETAAAAPAPASGGAAGGADEADADEDEGDADEAEEEADEGDADEEEDEEASGEGLGNLFG; this comes from the coding sequence ATGGAATACGTTTACGCTGCGCTCATCCTGAACGAATCGGGCGAAGAGATCAACGAAGACAACGTCACCGCGGTCCTGGAGGCCGCCGGCGTCGACGTCGAGGAATCCCGCGTCAAGGCGCTCGTCGCCGCGCTGGAGGACGTCGACATCGAGGAGGCCGTCGAGACGGCCGCCGCCGCGCCCGCGCCCGCTTCGGGCGGCGCCGCCGGCGGTGCCGACGAGGCCGACGCCGACGAGGACGAGGGCGACGCCGACGAGGCCGAAGAGGAGGCCGACGAAGGCGACGCCGACGAGGAAGAGGACGAAGAGGCCAGCGGCGAGGGCCTCGGCAACCTCTTCGGCTGA
- the larC gene encoding nickel pincer cofactor biosynthesis protein LarC — protein MRTLAFDGRMGASGDMLLAALLDAGADPDALAPVEDALDLRYDVGTVDENGIAATRVRVVFADDRERTHGQAHDGHGDHDHSHHTHDRDGHDHDAANGTPAEGHGPHRTYPEVIEIVESMDLPDAVEADAKAIFRLLGEAEAAVHDTDLDDTHFHEVGADDAIADVVGVALLLDDLDVERVVTTPLSTGDGSQEMAHGEYPIPAPAVVEIAADASWSLRGGPVDAELLTPTGAAILAHVAEGVDALPTLDVDASGYGAGGYDFPERPNVLRALVGDGGRRLDRDQITVLETNLDDASPELLGGLQETLKAAGARDVTILPTTMKKSRPGHLVKVIVRPEDAERVAHRLAVETGTLGVREHGAGHRWVAGRDFETAEIDVDGDTHEVAVKIASDADGDPYDYSAEYDDALSVATATGLPVREVMRRAEAAVRSE, from the coding sequence ATGCGCACGCTCGCTTTCGACGGTCGGATGGGCGCCAGCGGCGATATGCTGCTCGCGGCCCTCCTCGACGCCGGCGCCGACCCCGACGCGCTCGCGCCGGTCGAAGACGCCCTGGATCTCCGGTACGACGTCGGGACCGTCGACGAGAACGGCATCGCCGCGACGCGGGTCCGCGTGGTGTTCGCCGACGACCGAGAGCGGACTCACGGGCAGGCTCACGACGGACACGGTGACCACGACCACAGTCACCACACCCACGACCGGGACGGCCACGATCACGACGCCGCTAATGGAACGCCCGCGGAGGGTCACGGCCCACACCGTACCTATCCTGAGGTGATCGAGATCGTCGAGTCGATGGATCTCCCGGACGCGGTCGAAGCAGACGCCAAGGCGATCTTCCGGCTCCTCGGTGAGGCCGAGGCGGCCGTCCACGACACCGACCTCGACGACACCCACTTCCACGAGGTCGGCGCCGACGACGCCATCGCCGACGTCGTCGGCGTCGCGCTCCTCCTCGACGACCTCGACGTCGAGCGCGTGGTCACGACGCCGCTCTCGACCGGCGACGGCTCCCAGGAGATGGCGCACGGCGAGTATCCGATCCCCGCCCCCGCCGTCGTCGAGATCGCCGCCGACGCGTCGTGGTCGCTCCGCGGCGGCCCGGTTGACGCCGAACTCCTCACCCCCACGGGGGCGGCGATCCTCGCGCACGTCGCGGAGGGCGTCGACGCGCTCCCGACCCTCGACGTCGACGCGTCGGGCTACGGCGCGGGCGGCTACGACTTCCCCGAGCGGCCGAACGTCCTCCGTGCGCTCGTCGGCGACGGCGGCCGCCGGCTCGACCGTGACCAGATCACCGTCCTGGAGACGAACCTCGACGACGCCTCGCCCGAACTGCTTGGCGGGCTCCAGGAGACGCTCAAAGCCGCCGGCGCGCGCGACGTGACGATCCTCCCGACGACGATGAAGAAGTCCCGCCCCGGCCACCTGGTGAAGGTCATCGTTCGGCCCGAGGACGCAGAGCGCGTCGCCCACCGGCTCGCGGTCGAGACGGGGACCCTCGGCGTCCGGGAGCACGGCGCCGGCCACCGCTGGGTCGCCGGTCGCGACTTCGAGACGGCCGAAATCGACGTCGACGGCGACACCCACGAGGTCGCCGTGAAGATCGCGTCCGACGCCGACGGCGACCCCTACGATTACAGCGCGGAGTACGACGACGCGCTTTCGGTCGCCACGGCGACCGGGCTCCCGGTCCGCGAAGTGATGCGCCGGGCCGAGGCGGCGGTGCGCAGCGAGTAG